One Coriobacteriia bacterium DNA window includes the following coding sequences:
- a CDS encoding Fic family protein yields HDSAQKGRICPASRRNGVRLAPECCPACGGTVSGIAWNRCPASTGIRTFRLRETSIGVAPSQIAVQLHNLLADARARIETTTIPADSADEMAVWFHHRLVQVHLFPNGNGRHARLAADLLAIALGGRRFTWGSGDLTAPGETRSACLRALQKADREFDYALLRAFARS; encoded by the coding sequence ACACGATTCCGCTCAGAAGGGCCGGATTTGTCCGGCTTCGCGGCGGAACGGTGTCCGGCTTGCACCGGAATGCTGTCCGGCTTGCGGCGGAACGGTGTCCGGCATCGCGTGGAATAGGTGTCCGGCTTCGACCGGAATACGCACGTTCAGGCTGCGTGAGACGAGCATCGGCGTCGCTCCGAGCCAGATCGCGGTTCAACTTCACAACCTGCTGGCAGACGCACGCGCGCGGATCGAGACGACGACAATCCCCGCAGACTCCGCCGATGAAATGGCTGTCTGGTTCCATCACCGGCTCGTTCAGGTCCACCTGTTTCCGAACGGCAACGGACGCCATGCGCGCCTAGCGGCCGACCTCCTGGCCATCGCCTTGGGAGGAAGACGATTCACGTGGGGAAGCGGAGATCTGACAGCCCCGGGCGAGACTCGCTCCGCTTGTCTGCGTGCTCTGCAGAAGGCAGACCGGGAGTTCGACTATGCGCTCCTGCGAGCCTTCGCACGTTCGTGA
- a CDS encoding Fic family protein produces MAGYITERWVSEATSGIPRAERRSCEYRAYLPDRLATRAFRLNGDVAADVADAEAAIAKLDGRAGALTDTEALARMLLRAESVASSRIEGLEVGPRRLMRAEAARQMGEGVADMSAEEILGNIDAMGAALQVASDGRDLVVDDLLEIHRCLMVNTRMSKYAGETREVQNWVGGNIYNPCSAGYVPPPPCEVDALLEDLCEFCNSDMLPAVVQAAIAHAQFETIHPFVDGNGRVGRALIHLILRRRGVSTRVLPPVSLVLATRTADYIGGLTDYRYEGEASSIEAHDGANRWIASFAAACVRAVGDAVEFEERCKQIETAWRSRLGRIRAGSSTDLLVRTLPGMTVVSVKSATAALGRSKPQVNEAVARLVDAGILSQITVGRRNRAFEAIEIIDAFATLERQLASPEGDTRVSPPARPVPARR; encoded by the coding sequence ATGGCTGGCTACATCACAGAACGATGGGTCTCAGAGGCAACCAGCGGCATCCCTCGTGCCGAACGGCGATCGTGCGAGTATCGCGCCTACCTGCCCGATCGTCTTGCGACGCGCGCCTTCCGGCTCAACGGAGATGTCGCCGCGGATGTGGCTGACGCCGAGGCCGCGATCGCGAAGCTCGACGGGCGTGCCGGTGCACTCACCGACACCGAGGCTCTCGCGCGAATGCTATTGCGCGCGGAGAGTGTCGCCTCCTCACGCATTGAGGGGCTCGAGGTCGGCCCGCGGCGTCTGATGCGGGCCGAGGCAGCCAGGCAGATGGGCGAGGGCGTTGCCGACATGAGTGCCGAAGAGATCCTAGGCAACATCGACGCGATGGGTGCCGCATTGCAGGTGGCGAGCGACGGGCGCGACCTGGTGGTGGACGATCTGCTCGAGATCCATAGGTGCTTGATGGTAAACACCCGGATGTCGAAGTACGCAGGTGAGACGCGCGAGGTCCAGAACTGGGTGGGCGGGAACATCTACAACCCATGCTCGGCCGGCTACGTGCCTCCTCCCCCATGCGAGGTAGATGCGCTGCTGGAGGACTTGTGCGAGTTCTGCAACTCGGACATGTTGCCAGCGGTGGTGCAGGCGGCCATCGCGCATGCGCAGTTCGAGACGATTCACCCGTTCGTCGACGGGAACGGCCGCGTGGGCCGCGCCCTCATCCATCTGATCCTGCGCCGTCGGGGTGTTTCGACGCGGGTGCTGCCGCCCGTGTCGCTGGTCCTGGCCACCCGTACAGCCGACTACATCGGCGGGCTTACGGACTACCGGTATGAGGGAGAGGCCTCTTCAATCGAGGCGCATGATGGAGCCAATCGCTGGATCGCCAGCTTTGCTGCGGCGTGTGTACGCGCAGTTGGCGACGCTGTCGAGTTCGAGGAGCGCTGCAAGCAGATTGAGACCGCATGGCGCTCTCGCCTTGGACGGATTCGCGCGGGGTCGTCCACTGACCTGCTCGTGCGGACGCTCCCCGGCATGACAGTGGTGAGCGTGAAGAGCGCGACGGCGGCGCTTGGGCGCAGCAAGCCCCAGGTGAACGAGGCAGTGGCTAGACTCGTGGACGCCGGCATCCTCAGTCAGATCACGGTTGGCCGCCGAAACAGGGCCTTCGAGGCCATCGAGATCATCGATGCCTTCGCTACGCTCGAGCGGCAGCTGGCAAGCCCCGAAGGGGACACACGCGTCTCACCACCTGCTCGCCCGGTGCCGGCAAGACGGTAG
- a CDS encoding nucleotidyltransferase domain-containing protein, whose product MTASQPTHTITASDLAGRLGAVLDEVAQGSSFDITRHGVLIATVTPAEHPHVGETTQPLIAEESKGTYETKLPPTAMTRLIGTAATREVLAVFLRNPASVLHQREIARRAGLGLRSAQIALGRLEDLGLLESARDGNRRTYKAVRSRRFDDLLALFSRELGIAETIARHLDSVEAPVVWAFVFGSAASEADTVSSDIDLLVVSEASDDALVAPIAEAQRELGREIDVVSYTPAEFAAKRAGGNHFIDAILSQPRFDVVGGPDGS is encoded by the coding sequence ATGACTGCAAGTCAGCCCACACACACCATCACCGCCAGCGACCTTGCAGGTAGGCTTGGCGCCGTCTTGGACGAGGTTGCCCAGGGCTCGTCGTTCGATATCACAAGGCATGGAGTGCTCATTGCCACCGTGACTCCCGCTGAACACCCACACGTCGGCGAAACGACCCAACCCCTGATTGCCGAGGAGTCAAAGGGGACGTACGAGACGAAGCTGCCACCCACCGCCATGACGCGCCTGATCGGAACGGCCGCAACCCGAGAGGTGCTCGCGGTCTTTCTCCGAAATCCGGCGTCAGTCCTGCATCAGCGCGAGATTGCGCGCCGAGCCGGGTTGGGCCTTCGTTCCGCACAGATTGCCCTGGGCAGGTTGGAGGATCTCGGGCTGCTCGAGTCGGCTCGGGACGGGAATCGGCGCACCTACAAGGCGGTTCGCAGCCGGCGATTCGATGACCTGCTCGCACTCTTCTCTCGCGAGCTGGGTATCGCCGAGACGATCGCGCGTCATTTGGACAGCGTGGAGGCGCCCGTAGTGTGGGCGTTCGTCTTCGGGTCGGCGGCATCTGAGGCCGACACGGTGAGCAGCGACATCGACCTGTTGGTGGTAAGCGAGGCGTCAGACGATGCTCTTGTCGCGCCGATCGCCGAGGCGCAAAGGGAGCTTGGGCGCGAGATCGATGTGGTCAGTTACACACCGGCGGAGTTTGCGGCCAAGCGTGCTGGCGGCAACCACTTCATCGATGCCATCCTCTCGCAGCCGCGGTTCGATGTGGTTGGGGGACCCGATGGCTCCTGA
- a CDS encoding type IV toxin-antitoxin system AbiEi family antitoxin domain-containing protein, translated as MTRTITELGPREAAFLATLAGAAKDVFTLADAEGFWGQGQTTLNVLSRLESKGWLERLERGKYMLVPLEAGVDREWSEDPLAVGTFIVPTGAAAYWTAARHWGWTTQLPRTQFFIAAKRRSQSSKTILGVPYRFVTLRQDKIFGITQEWVGSLPVRVTNRERTVLDILDRPDLAGGIAEVSEMLPRAWSEIDPALLTEYVERFGSGTVPKRLGYLAEQLALTGAGDWIDRWQSLMGEGFTRLERGGAETGRFVRRWRLRINTGGDQVAP; from the coding sequence GTGACGCGAACTATAACGGAACTTGGACCGCGCGAGGCTGCGTTTCTCGCAACGTTGGCCGGCGCAGCCAAGGACGTCTTCACGCTCGCAGATGCCGAGGGATTCTGGGGCCAGGGGCAAACGACGCTCAATGTGCTGTCTCGGCTTGAGTCGAAGGGGTGGCTGGAGCGACTCGAGCGCGGTAAGTACATGCTCGTGCCGCTGGAGGCGGGGGTCGATCGTGAGTGGAGCGAGGACCCTCTGGCGGTCGGCACCTTCATCGTGCCGACCGGTGCCGCGGCGTACTGGACAGCGGCTCGCCATTGGGGCTGGACCACCCAGTTGCCTAGGACCCAGTTCTTCATTGCTGCGAAACGTCGCTCTCAATCCAGCAAGACCATCCTCGGGGTGCCGTACCGCTTCGTCACGCTTCGCCAAGACAAGATATTCGGGATCACTCAGGAATGGGTGGGGAGTCTGCCGGTTCGAGTGACGAACCGCGAGCGGACAGTGCTCGATATCCTTGATCGACCTGATCTCGCCGGCGGAATAGCTGAGGTCAGCGAGATGCTGCCGCGCGCGTGGAGCGAGATCGACCCCGCGCTGCTCACAGAGTACGTGGAGCGTTTCGGCAGTGGGACAGTCCCGAAGCGACTCGGCTATCTTGCCGAGCAGCTTGCGCTTACCGGTGCTGGTGACTGGATTGATCGGTGGCAGTCGCTCATGGGAGAAGGATTCACCCGACTCGAACGTGGGGGGGCAGAAACAGGGCGATTCGTCAGGCGCTGGAGACTGCGGATCAACACGGGCGGCGATCAGGTGGCACCGTGA
- a CDS encoding helix-turn-helix transcriptional regulator, with translation MDKAKRSRLESGGWRAGSAADLLELSPEEAAYVALKLALANLLRDTRTRQGWTQVQVARRLGSSQSRIAKMEAADATVSLDLLVKSLLALGSTREEVGRVIGQAA, from the coding sequence ATGGACAAGGCGAAGAGGAGCCGTCTTGAGTCTGGCGGCTGGCGGGCAGGAAGTGCCGCGGATCTTCTGGAGCTCAGTCCTGAGGAAGCTGCGTACGTCGCGCTCAAGCTGGCTCTGGCGAATCTTCTTCGAGACACCCGCACGCGACAGGGATGGACGCAGGTCCAAGTGGCTCGTCGGCTCGGGTCGAGTCAGTCGCGGATCGCCAAGATGGAAGCAGCGGACGCTACGGTCTCGCTGGATCTACTGGTGAAGTCGTTGTTGGCCCTTGGGTCCACCCGCGAAGAAGTTGGCCGGGTCATCGGTCAGGCAGCGTAG
- a CDS encoding PIN domain-containing protein: protein MQRAVVLDACVLYPAALRDILLRCAEAQFFTPIWSQRILAEMLAALSRHRPDIPKERLLRLQDLMSAAFPEACVDVDPLPLLLPDQDDSHVVAAAVACHASVIVTLNIRHFPQSTVDVHTRALVMTPDQFLLQLVDEDPDAMANVVRRAASALKNPPLSSTELLGAVALHAPDYCAHVASLLETDL, encoded by the coding sequence ATGCAGCGCGCTGTCGTACTTGACGCGTGCGTCCTCTATCCCGCTGCGCTCAGAGACATCCTATTGCGCTGTGCCGAGGCGCAGTTCTTCACGCCGATCTGGTCGCAGCGCATTCTTGCTGAGATGCTCGCCGCGCTCTCGAGGCACCGACCGGATATCCCGAAGGAGAGGCTGCTCCGCCTTCAGGACTTGATGTCTGCAGCATTCCCCGAGGCATGCGTTGACGTCGACCCTCTGCCCCTGCTCCTGCCGGATCAGGACGACTCGCATGTTGTGGCAGCCGCCGTGGCCTGTCACGCATCAGTGATTGTCACACTGAACATCCGCCATTTCCCTCAATCGACGGTGGATGTTCACACCCGGGCGCTGGTGATGACACCCGACCAGTTCCTGCTTCAATTGGTGGATGAGGATCCCGATGCGATGGCCAACGTCGTTCGGCGCGCAGCGTCCGCTCTCAAGAACCCGCCACTGTCTTCCACGGAGTTGCTGGGTGCCGTCGCACTCCATGCTCCCGACTACTGCGCGCATGTCGCGTCACTGCTTGAGACCGATTTGTAG
- a CDS encoding helix-turn-helix domain-containing protein — protein sequence MRITVTDEYGIESEAPEPVYRVTEEALSIVAEGRDAALVVVAHDLTTQEAADILGVSRPHLIKMLDAGEIPHYKVGTHRRLDVGDVIAYRRNRDESRRTALDGLATESQDLGLY from the coding sequence GTGCGGATCACCGTGACCGATGAGTACGGTATCGAGTCGGAGGCGCCGGAGCCGGTGTATCGCGTCACCGAGGAGGCGCTCTCGATAGTCGCCGAAGGCCGGGACGCGGCGCTCGTTGTGGTCGCGCACGATCTGACCACACAGGAGGCAGCCGACATCCTTGGTGTGTCCCGCCCGCACCTGATCAAGATGCTAGACGCGGGTGAGATTCCGCACTACAAGGTGGGCACGCATCGTCGGTTGGATGTCGGCGATGTCATCGCTTACAGGCGCAATCGCGATGAGAGCCGGCGCACGGCCCTCGACGGATTGGCGACGGAGTCCCAGGATCTCGGGTTGTACTGA
- a CDS encoding GNAT family N-acetyltransferase, giving the protein MVIRPLTQTDDPSGFTCGSSDLDHYLKRHALNNAAAGVSATYVFADDDRIRGYLTLAATTVRSGEVALTVNAPPYPLPALLVARLAVDSRSQGRGLGCRLLAYALEEAVVLHARVGCVAVLVDAKPAAESFYARVGFTPVRFASPDARHARMYLEIGTILDAIG; this is encoded by the coding sequence ATGGTGATTAGGCCGCTCACGCAGACAGACGACCCCTCCGGCTTCACCTGCGGATCCAGCGACCTCGATCATTACCTGAAACGGCACGCTCTGAACAACGCCGCCGCTGGTGTCAGCGCGACATACGTGTTCGCCGACGATGATCGGATTCGGGGTTACCTGACGCTGGCCGCGACCACCGTTCGCTCAGGCGAAGTCGCACTCACAGTCAACGCCCCACCGTATCCCCTGCCGGCCCTTCTCGTGGCCCGACTTGCAGTCGATAGCCGGAGCCAGGGTCGGGGGTTGGGATGCCGACTGCTCGCATACGCCCTCGAAGAAGCCGTGGTTCTGCACGCACGGGTCGGCTGCGTCGCGGTGCTGGTCGACGCGAAGCCTGCGGCCGAGTCGTTCTACGCGCGCGTCGGCTTCACTCCCGTTCGATTCGCCTCTCCGGACGCTCGTCATGCGCGCATGTACCTCGAGATCGGCACGATTCTCGACGCGATCGGGTGA
- a CDS encoding type II toxin-antitoxin system Phd/YefM family antitoxin produces the protein MTAVTASEARVRFAEILSLVGFGKERVLIEKHHRPVAALVSMEELALLDDLVAVAQDDERFRDRLAALRASRDRRDVMTLMANPSDETVLTPESFREVSDRVAYPRPANDALRGLMAADGD, from the coding sequence ATGACCGCAGTCACTGCATCTGAAGCTCGCGTTCGTTTCGCCGAGATCCTGAGTCTGGTGGGGTTCGGCAAAGAGCGTGTTCTCATAGAGAAACATCACCGCCCGGTGGCGGCGCTCGTCTCAATGGAGGAGCTCGCCTTGCTCGATGATCTCGTCGCGGTTGCACAGGATGACGAGCGATTCCGCGATCGTCTCGCGGCCCTGCGCGCTTCCAGAGACCGCCGAGACGTGATGACGCTCATGGCGAACCCGTCCGACGAGACCGTACTGACCCCTGAGTCGTTCCGTGAAGTGTCGGACCGCGTCGCGTACCCTCGCCCGGCCAACGATGCCCTGCGCGGCCTGATGGCCGCCGATGGTGATTAG